From the genome of Gemmatimonadales bacterium:
TGGAGGGGGACGGTGACCGGGGTGGCCCGGATGTCGGCGATCTTCATCGTTCGCTCATGCGCTCGGTCCGCGGGGCGGGGCGCCCCGGCGGGCAGTGATCAGCTGATCTTATCACCTGCCGCCGCCAAGGTGCCGCGCCGCCGGCGGGGTGTCAAGCGGCCGACAGCCGCGCCGGCTCCATGCGCGGCACCAGCAGGTGCATCACGCCCAGCGCGGCGAGGTAGAGGAACCCGAGCACGGCGAACACGGGCGCGTAGTTGCCGTGCGTCAGCTCGAGGATGGCGCCGGTCGCGCGCTGGAAGACGAACGACGCGGCCATCCCGGCGAACCCCGCGAGGCTCGCCGCCGAGGCCACGACGGCGCGAGGGAAGAGGTCGCTGGGGAGCGTCAGGAGATTGGTCGACCACCACTGGTGCGCCGTGGCCGCCAGGCTCACGATGGCCACGGCCATCCACAGGCTGCCGGCGCGCGGCGCCACCATGGTGGGCACGATGGCGAGGGCGGCGACCAGCATGGCCAGCTTGCGTCCCCGGTTGACCGTCCAGCCGCGCTTGATGAGGGAGCCGGACGCCCACCCGCCCGCGAGCGAGCCGGCGCTGGCAGCGGAGTAGATGACGATCAGCGGAAGGGGGAGGCCGAGCAGCTGCACGCCGAAGCGCGTGTCGAGGAACTTGGGGAGCCAGAACAGATAGAAGAACCAGACGGGGTCGGTCATCGCCTTGCCGACGATCAGCGCCCAGGTCTGGCGACGCCCCAGCAGCGAGCGCCACGGGAGGGCGGTCGTCGGGTCGGCGGGGTCGCTCCGGATGTAGGCCAGCTCCGCCGGCCTGAGGCGGGGATGGCGGGCCGGCTCGTGATAGACGGCCAGCCACCAGGTGAGCCAGATCAGGTCGAGCGTGCCCGTGGCGACGAACGCCCACCGCCAGCCGAGGCTGACGGTGATCCACGGCACGAAGGCCACCGCGACCACCACCGCGACGTTGGGCCCTGCGTTGAAGAGCCCGGTCGCCAGGGCACGCTCCTTCTTGGGAAACCACTCGGCCACCGCCCGCTGCGCGCCCGGGAAGTTCCCCGACTCGCCGAGGCCGAGCACGGCGCGGACCACCGAGAAGCCGGTGACGGTGCGCACCAGCGCGTGCGCCAGGGACGCCAGGCTCCAGGTTCCCACGGCCAGGGTGATGCCGCGCCGCACGCCGATCCGGTCCATGAGCCGGCCCATGAGCAGCATGCCGATGCCGTAGGCGGCGGTGAAGGTCGAGACGATCTTCGAGTAGTCCGTCTCGCTCCAGTGCAGCTCCCGGGTCAGCGTCGGCGCGAGGAGCCCGAGGACCTGGCGGTCGACGTAGTTGACCGTCATCGCGCCGAACAGCAGCGCCGCGATGGTCCAGCGGTACCCCAGGCCGGACGGCGCCGCCGCGCCGCCCGCGTCCGGTCCGGTCGTTCCGTCAGCGCTGTACCCGGCCACTGGCGTCTCCCTCGAGGAGTGTCTCGATCTCGGCCACGGTCGCCCGGTTGAAGTCGCCCGGCACGGAGTGCTTGAGGCACCCGGCC
Proteins encoded in this window:
- a CDS encoding MFS transporter — its product is MAGYSADGTTGPDAGGAAAPSGLGYRWTIAALLFGAMTVNYVDRQVLGLLAPTLTRELHWSETDYSKIVSTFTAAYGIGMLLMGRLMDRIGVRRGITLAVGTWSLASLAHALVRTVTGFSVVRAVLGLGESGNFPGAQRAVAEWFPKKERALATGLFNAGPNVAVVVAVAFVPWITVSLGWRWAFVATGTLDLIWLTWWLAVYHEPARHPRLRPAELAYIRSDPADPTTALPWRSLLGRRQTWALIVGKAMTDPVWFFYLFWLPKFLDTRFGVQLLGLPLPLIVIYSAASAGSLAGGWASGSLIKRGWTVNRGRKLAMLVAALAIVPTMVAPRAGSLWMAVAIVSLAATAHQWWSTNLLTLPSDLFPRAVVASAASLAGFAGMAASFVFQRATGAILELTHGNYAPVFAVLGFLYLAALGVMHLLVPRMEPARLSAA